In Alphaproteobacteria bacterium, one DNA window encodes the following:
- a CDS encoding GNAT family N-acetyltransferase, with product MTYSLRPARLADSRAILQCLHESVHGADGAAAAYATEILDAWAPSVTDETVANFEGAARSSLGSEWHEIWVAEASGRVIGFSELWHNELLALYVAQGFGKQGIGTALLSAAEHRARERGFHDIDTQSSLNARPFYAGHGFHVIQEQAELVWSEGVRMTCVVMRKHLGGAGG from the coding sequence ATGACCTACAGCTTGCGCCCGGCACGCTTGGCCGACTCACGCGCCATCTTGCAATGTCTGCACGAATCCGTTCATGGGGCCGATGGTGCCGCAGCGGCCTATGCGACCGAAATCCTTGATGCCTGGGCGCCGTCCGTGACCGACGAGACGGTGGCCAATTTCGAAGGCGCGGCGCGTTCCAGCCTGGGATCGGAGTGGCACGAGATTTGGGTGGCCGAGGCCTCCGGTCGAGTGATCGGCTTTTCCGAATTATGGCATAACGAATTGCTGGCCCTGTATGTCGCCCAAGGATTCGGCAAACAGGGCATCGGAACCGCCTTGCTGTCCGCCGCCGAGCACCGGGCGCGTGAGCGCGGGTTCCACGATATCGATACGCAATCCTCGCTCAATGCCCGGCCTTTCTATGCCGGCCACGGCTTCCATGTCATTCAGGAACAGGCCGAACTGGTTTGGTCCGAAGGCGTTCGCATGACCTGCGTGGTCATGCGCAAGCATCTGGGCGGGGCTGGCGGATAG
- a CDS encoding GNAT family N-acetyltransferase, whose translation MATFQGAARSSLGSEWHEIWVAEAKGRVIGFSELWHNELLALYVAQGFGKQGIGTALLSAAQQRARERGFHDIDTQSLLNARSFYAAHGFQTIQEQAELVWSEGVRMNCVVMRKHLVSIGIF comes from the coding sequence GTGGCGACTTTCCAGGGCGCGGCGCGTTCCAGCCTGGGATCGGAGTGGCACGAGATATGGGTGGCCGAGGCGAAGGGGCGCGTGATCGGCTTTTCCGAATTATGGCATAACGAGCTGTTGGCCCTTTATGTCGCCCAAGGCTTTGGCAAGCAGGGCATCGGAACGGCGTTGCTGTCCGCCGCCCAACAACGGGCGCGTGAGCGCGGTTTTCACGATATCGACACGCAATCCTTGCTCAATGCCCGTTCCTTTTATGCCGCTCACGGGTTCCAGACCATCCAGGAACAGGCCGAACTGGTCTGGTCCGAAGGCGTTCGCATGAACTGCGTGGTCATGCGCAAGCATTTGGTGTCTATAGGGATATTCTGA
- a CDS encoding antibiotic biosynthesis monooxygenase, which produces MHGFIAKFQAAPDKRDVLIEIMKQSNHDLPGCISFVIALDIVEPDMIWVCEVWDKQESHLASLELPHVQEAILRATPLVLNMTKIASTLPCFAGPKGAIVPQG; this is translated from the coding sequence ATGCATGGATTCATCGCTAAATTTCAAGCCGCGCCAGACAAGCGTGACGTGCTGATCGAGATCATGAAGCAAAGCAATCATGATCTGCCCGGCTGCATCAGCTTTGTCATCGCGCTGGATATTGTGGAGCCGGATATGATCTGGGTCTGCGAAGTTTGGGACAAACAGGAAAGCCATTTGGCCTCGCTGGAATTACCGCATGTGCAAGAGGCCATCCTCCGTGCCACGCCGCTGGTCTTGAACATGACCAAGATCGCCAGCACCTTGCCCTGCTTTGCCGGCCCCAAAGGCGCGATCGTGCCCCAAGGCTAA
- a CDS encoding DNA starvation/stationary phase protection protein, which yields MSHPHHNARSEVATKLGGVLASTYTLYLKTQNCHWNVRGPRFYFLHEMFGAQYQELQAAIDEIAERMRALGQLAPGSFAEFTKLSTIEDAPTTALDESGMIALLAKGHRAMAALASELRVLADEHGDTATGDLMNGRIHAHDKAAWMLESHEK from the coding sequence ATGTCCCATCCGCACCACAATGCCCGATCCGAAGTCGCCACCAAACTGGGCGGTGTTTTGGCTTCGACCTATACGCTGTATTTGAAGACCCAGAACTGTCATTGGAATGTGCGCGGGCCGCGCTTTTACTTTCTGCATGAAATGTTCGGCGCGCAATATCAGGAACTGCAAGCCGCCATTGACGAGATCGCCGAACGTATGCGCGCTCTGGGCCAATTGGCACCGGGCAGCTTCGCCGAATTCACCAAGCTTTCGACGATAGAGGACGCCCCCACGACGGCTTTGGACGAAAGCGGCATGATCGCCCTATTGGCCAAAGGCCACCGCGCCATGGCGGCCTTGGCGTCCGAGCTGCGCGTTCTGGCCGACGAGCACGGCGACACCGCCACCGGCGACCTGATGAATGGCCGCATCCACGCCCATGACAAAGCCGCCTGGATGCTGGAATCGCACGAGAAGTAA
- the lpxC gene encoding UDP-3-O-[3-hydroxymyristoyl] N-acetylglucosamine deacetylase — protein sequence MIFPDFFKKRQLAASGSHPQQTMAHEVACSGIGLHGGTVVGLRLCPAPADHGIRFLRTDLRRGDRIVPALWDKVTRTELCTVLANEEGAGVATVEHLMAALSGCGIDNALIELDAGEVPIMDGSAAPFVELIAQGGRRAQAAARKSLEILAPIDVEDQHGARATLLPADAPRFEVHVAYGAAIAPQSHTLNLEDNAAFCEAVAPARTFGFFEQLEAMRGRGLALGASLNNAIAIGPQGAIMNPEGLRYPNEFARHKLLDAVGDLALAGVPIRGLYRGERAGHALNNRLLRALFAQPAAWRIPQDEAASSAVPSAFPHRYAASIVLA from the coding sequence GTGATCTTTCCCGATTTCTTCAAAAAACGGCAACTGGCCGCCTCCGGTTCGCATCCACAACAAACCATGGCGCATGAAGTGGCCTGCAGCGGCATCGGATTGCATGGCGGCACGGTGGTGGGTCTGCGCCTATGTCCGGCCCCCGCCGATCATGGCATCCGCTTTTTACGCACCGATTTGCGTCGCGGGGATCGTATCGTTCCGGCCTTGTGGGACAAGGTGACGCGCACCGAATTATGCACCGTGCTGGCCAATGAGGAAGGCGCGGGCGTGGCCACGGTCGAACATCTGATGGCGGCTTTGTCCGGCTGCGGCATCGACAACGCCTTGATCGAATTGGACGCGGGCGAAGTGCCGATCATGGACGGCAGCGCCGCGCCTTTTGTGGAACTGATCGCCCAAGGCGGCCGCCGCGCCCAGGCCGCCGCTCGAAAGAGCCTGGAAATTTTGGCTCCCATTGACGTCGAGGATCAACACGGCGCGCGCGCCACGTTACTGCCCGCAGACGCGCCGCGTTTCGAGGTCCATGTGGCCTATGGCGCGGCCATCGCCCCGCAAAGCCATACGCTGAATTTGGAAGACAACGCCGCTTTTTGCGAAGCCGTCGCCCCGGCCCGCACCTTTGGTTTTTTCGAACAGCTCGAAGCCATGCGCGGTCGCGGCCTGGCCCTTGGGGCCTCGCTGAACAACGCCATCGCCATCGGTCCGCAAGGCGCGATCATGAATCCCGAAGGGCTGCGCTATCCCAATGAATTCGCCCGCCACAAATTGCTCGACGCCGTGGGTGATCTGGCGCTTGCGGGTGTGCCGATCCGTGGCCTGTATCGCGGCGAACGCGCGGGCCATGCCCTGAACAACCGCTTGCTGCGCGCCCTGTTCGCCCAACCCGCCGCTTGGCGCATCCCGCAAGATGAGGCCGCATCCAGCGCCGTGCCATCCGCATTTCCCCACCGTTATGCGGCTTCCATCGTTTTGGCCTGA
- a CDS encoding GFA family protein, which produces MNYTGSCHCGQVRFAVEAEIKDVMACNCSICSKRGYLLIFVPEAQFALHSGDAALSDYQFGERSIHHLFCKTCGVGAFGKGAGPDGAVMVAVNVRCLDDVDISAFPVTPFDGKSL; this is translated from the coding sequence ATGAACTACACAGGCAGTTGCCATTGCGGCCAGGTGCGCTTTGCGGTGGAGGCGGAGATTAAGGATGTCATGGCGTGCAATTGCTCGATTTGCTCGAAGAGAGGGTATTTGCTGATCTTCGTGCCCGAGGCGCAGTTTGCTTTGCATAGCGGCGATGCGGCTTTGAGCGATTATCAGTTTGGCGAACGGAGCATTCATCACCTTTTTTGCAAAACCTGCGGCGTGGGGGCGTTCGGCAAAGGCGCGGGGCCGGATGGCGCGGTGATGGTGGCTGTCAATGTCCGTTGTTTGGACGATGTGGATATCAGCGCGTTCCCCGTGACGCCTTTTGACGGGAAGAGCCTTTAG
- a CDS encoding UDP-2,3-diacylglucosamine diphosphatase, with product MTQPPPLPPLDPSSTISPVVLPQDVRVYRTIWISDIHLGTRGCQAEMLLDFLAHTRSEYLYLVGDIVDGWRLKRRWYWPATHNEVMHAILRRVQDGTRVFYLPGNHDEAARDYLNLRFGGVLVIDSLTHETMDGKRLLVIHGDQFDAVMGYSKWLGHLGDILYTLILSINGVFNKARRRMGFSYWSLSAYLKRKVKNAVQLITAYKKFLVLEARRSGADGIVCGHIHFAEMKQMGAPGGPDILYCNDGDWVESCTALVEHADGRLEILRWGDEMAKREGLVAKPPRRRRWRKAPPPEQNGA from the coding sequence ATGACGCAACCGCCCCCTTTGCCGCCTCTTGATCCATCCTCGACGATCTCTCCCGTTGTGCTGCCTCAGGATGTGCGCGTCTATCGCACGATATGGATTTCCGATATCCATCTGGGCACGCGCGGTTGCCAGGCCGAGATGCTTTTGGATTTCCTGGCGCATACGCGCTCGGAATATCTGTATTTGGTGGGCGATATCGTCGATGGCTGGCGATTGAAGCGCCGTTGGTATTGGCCCGCCACGCATAACGAGGTCATGCATGCCATCTTGCGCCGCGTGCAAGATGGCACCCGAGTCTTCTATCTGCCCGGCAATCATGACGAGGCCGCCCGCGATTATCTGAATCTACGCTTTGGCGGCGTGTTGGTGATCGACAGCCTGACCCACGAAACCATGGACGGCAAACGCCTACTGGTTATTCATGGCGACCAATTCGACGCCGTGATGGGCTACAGCAAATGGCTGGGACATTTGGGAGATATTCTCTATACGCTGATCTTGTCGATCAACGGCGTGTTTAACAAGGCGCGGCGGCGGATGGGCTTTTCCTATTGGTCGTTGTCGGCCTATCTGAAGCGCAAAGTCAAAAACGCCGTGCAACTTATCACGGCCTACAAAAAGTTCTTGGTCTTAGAGGCGCGGCGTTCAGGGGCCGACGGCATCGTATGCGGCCATATCCATTTTGCCGAGATGAAGCAGATGGGCGCGCCAGGCGGGCCGGATATCTTGTACTGTAACGACGGCGATTGGGTCGAATCCTGCACGGCGCTGGTCGAACATGCCGATGGCCGGTTAGAGATATTGCGCTGGGGCGACGAGATGGCCAAGCGCGAGGGGCTTGTGGCCAAGCCACCGCGCCGCCGCCGCTGGCGCAAGGCACCGCCGCCCGAACAGAACGGGGCCTGA
- a CDS encoding HAD family phosphatase gives MTELVIFDCDGTLVDSEIFWARHERDLIHEYGLNISLADMQRLASGKHFKDWRADTESLIGGPLPDDFGTRCIARVVQALEDGVANVPLLEGAAEMLAAIRLPRCIASNSPRDYLANILRGAGLLDIFDQKHIFSAHDVAHPKPAPDVFLHASRQMGHAPAACLVVEDSVAGVQAARAAGMQVWGVTCAYPDIRDSHAQRLRAAGAHVVLNHLSEIPGRLEPL, from the coding sequence ATGACGGAACTTGTTATTTTCGATTGCGACGGCACGTTGGTGGATAGTGAGATTTTTTGGGCGCGCCATGAACGCGACTTGATCCATGAATACGGGCTGAATATCAGCCTGGCCGACATGCAGCGCTTAGCCTCTGGCAAGCATTTCAAAGACTGGCGTGCGGATACCGAGTCTCTCATCGGTGGACCTCTGCCCGATGATTTCGGCACCCGATGCATTGCGCGCGTGGTCCAGGCGCTGGAAGATGGCGTTGCGAACGTCCCTTTGTTGGAAGGCGCCGCAGAGATGCTGGCCGCGATCCGTCTACCGCGCTGCATCGCGTCGAACTCGCCGCGCGACTATCTGGCCAACATCCTGCGCGGTGCCGGATTGCTCGACATATTTGACCAAAAGCATATCTTCTCCGCGCATGACGTCGCGCATCCCAAGCCGGCCCCCGATGTCTTCTTGCATGCCTCTCGACAGATGGGCCACGCTCCCGCCGCATGCTTGGTCGTCGAAGACAGCGTGGCCGGGGTTCAAGCCGCCCGCGCGGCGGGGATGCAGGTCTGGGGCGTGACATGCGCCTATCCCGATATCCGCGATTCCCATGCCCAACGCCTACGCGCGGCGGGGGCGCATGTGGTCTTGAACCACTTGTCCGAGATTCCTGGCCGCTTAGAGCCCCTATAA
- a CDS encoding chorismate mutase: MADPSDIPPELVELRQSIDNIDAAIIHLLAERFKCTQRVGALKACRNLPPADLNREAQQFQRIQRLAQESGLDPEFAAQFLKFVIAEVIRHHKAAGCTDIGHMDTPPSRS; the protein is encoded by the coding sequence ATGGCTGATCCATCCGATATTCCCCCTGAATTGGTGGAGTTACGTCAAAGCATCGATAATATTGATGCGGCCATCATCCATCTGCTGGCCGAGCGTTTTAAATGCACTCAGCGTGTGGGGGCATTAAAGGCTTGTAGGAACCTGCCACCGGCGGATCTGAACCGGGAAGCCCAACAATTCCAGCGCATCCAGCGACTGGCCCAAGAATCCGGGCTGGACCCCGAATTCGCCGCTCAATTCCTGAAATTCGTGATCGCGGAGGTCATTCGCCATCACAAGGCCGCCGGTTGCACGGATATCGGTCACATGGATACGCCGCCGTCCCGGTCATAA
- the flaF gene encoding flagellar biosynthesis regulator FlaF, with protein sequence MSKKATERSGTSAYSLSQQNGESPRQTEARALTNCANRLRKAQEDKGNFDEYIDAIRHNQQLWTLFQSTITETTNQLPVDLKITLLNLSKFVDKVSLRASAEYNPDLLTSLIEINRQIAAGLSTSPEEAHA encoded by the coding sequence ATGAGCAAGAAAGCCACTGAACGTTCGGGGACATCAGCCTATTCGCTCAGCCAGCAAAATGGCGAAAGCCCCCGTCAGACCGAAGCGCGCGCGTTGACCAACTGCGCCAACCGTCTGCGCAAGGCCCAAGAGGACAAGGGCAACTTCGATGAATATATCGACGCCATCCGGCATAATCAGCAGCTTTGGACCCTGTTCCAAAGCACGATCACCGAAACCACCAACCAGCTGCCGGTGGATCTGAAGATCACCTTGCTGAATCTAAGCAAGTTCGTGGACAAGGTCAGCCTGCGCGCCTCGGCCGAGTACAACCCCGATCTGCTGACCAGCCTGATCGAGATCAACCGTCAAATCGCCGCCGGTCTATCGACCAGCCCGGAAGAGGCACACGCCTAA
- a CDS encoding flagellin, translating to MVSKISLTSSARANLSSLQNTADLLATTQSRLASGKKVNSALDNATAFFASQGFLNRASDLSRLKDSMATALQTVKAATNAIDSITDLVSQMQGLTTSALQTTDTALRSSYATQFDNLRSQIDSMVDDAVFNGTNLLSSTAQNLVVNFNESSTSTLTISSIDTTSTGLSVAGAVGSWADAADITTSATALSAALNTLRSTASTLGTNSTLIQTRQTFTNSLVNTLQTASDNLTLADTNEEGANMQALQARQQLGVVSLSISGQQAQSILRLF from the coding sequence ATGGTTTCCAAAATATCACTGACATCTTCAGCGAGAGCGAATCTATCCTCGCTGCAAAACACGGCCGATCTGCTCGCCACGACCCAGTCTCGACTGGCGTCTGGTAAAAAGGTCAACTCGGCGCTTGACAACGCTACCGCCTTCTTTGCCAGCCAAGGCTTCTTGAACCGCGCTTCGGACTTGTCGCGCCTGAAAGACAGTATGGCGACGGCCCTGCAGACGGTGAAGGCGGCGACCAACGCCATTGACAGCATCACCGACCTCGTCAGCCAGATGCAAGGTTTGACGACATCGGCCCTGCAGACCACGGACACGGCTTTGCGCAGCAGTTACGCGACGCAGTTCGACAACTTGCGCAGCCAGATCGACTCGATGGTCGATGACGCGGTGTTCAACGGCACGAACTTGCTCAGCTCGACGGCGCAGAACCTCGTGGTGAACTTTAACGAGAGCAGCACCAGCACGCTGACCATCTCGAGCATCGACACCACGTCAACAGGTCTGAGCGTCGCCGGAGCCGTCGGTTCTTGGGCGGACGCTGCTGACATCACCACCTCGGCAACGGCCCTAAGCGCTGCGTTGAATACCTTGCGTTCGACAGCCTCGACGCTGGGTACCAACTCAACCCTGATCCAGACGCGCCAGACCTTCACCAATTCGCTGGTCAACACGCTGCAAACGGCGTCAGACAATCTGACCCTGGCAGACACCAACGAAGAAGGCGCGAACATGCAGGCCTTGCAGGCTCGCCAACAGCTCGGCGTGGTCAGCTTGAGTATCTCGGGTCAGCAGGCCCAGTCTATCCTGCGTTTGTTCTAA
- a CDS encoding TldD/PmbA family protein, producing the protein MSASSSSAAIPAFDRLHDLVALARRQGADEAEVVLDHGVSLDVSCRGGVRENLEQADGLDIGLRVFIGRRQAMVTASHLDADSVPALVGRALDMARVAPENPHCGLADPEQLVGTHRPDLDMFDSVPVNVDVLTQRARQAETAAMAVRGVTQCDKAQASWSHGVRRIVSSNGFVGEVRRSMHQLRVSAVAGIGGAMQRDYAYAQAVYGRDLERPEITGARAGGRAMRRLGARAVANAQLPVMLDPRVGRSLLGHLASAINGSAVAREVSFLREAMGQPVFAPSITILDDPHRARGMRSRPFDAEGLATHAMPLIEAGVLKSWMLDLASARQLGLSPTGHAARAAGGLPHPAASNLFIKPGVASPTDMMADIKQGLYVTDFLGSGVDLVSGHFSQGCSGLWIENGVAAYPVEGLTIAGHLRDVFRVMQAASDLDLRYGIDSPTLHIGTLTIAGNAAS; encoded by the coding sequence ATGTCTGCATCCTCTTCCTCCGCCGCGATTCCCGCTTTCGATCGTCTGCACGATCTGGTGGCCCTTGCCCGTCGCCAAGGGGCGGACGAGGCCGAGGTCGTTTTGGATCATGGCGTTTCCCTGGACGTGTCCTGCCGGGGCGGCGTGCGCGAGAATCTGGAACAGGCCGATGGTCTGGATATCGGCCTGCGCGTCTTCATCGGTCGCCGCCAAGCGATGGTCACGGCGTCCCATCTGGATGCCGACAGCGTGCCGGCACTGGTCGGGCGGGCGCTGGACATGGCGCGTGTCGCGCCCGAAAACCCGCATTGCGGTTTGGCCGATCCGGAACAATTGGTGGGCACCCATCGACCGGATTTGGATATGTTCGATTCTGTGCCGGTGAATGTGGACGTCTTGACCCAAAGGGCGCGGCAGGCCGAAACGGCGGCGATGGCGGTGCGCGGCGTCACTCAGTGTGACAAGGCGCAGGCTTCGTGGTCGCATGGCGTTCGGCGCATCGTCTCCAGCAACGGCTTTGTGGGCGAGGTGCGACGCTCGATGCACCAATTGCGCGTGTCGGCGGTGGCCGGTATCGGCGGCGCGATGCAGCGCGATTACGCCTATGCCCAGGCCGTCTATGGCCGTGATTTGGAACGTCCCGAGATTACCGGCGCGCGTGCCGGAGGCCGCGCCATGCGCCGCCTGGGCGCGCGTGCCGTGGCCAATGCGCAATTGCCGGTGATGCTGGACCCGCGCGTTGGGCGCAGCTTGTTGGGACATCTGGCTTCGGCGATCAACGGTTCAGCCGTTGCACGAGAGGTCAGTTTCCTGCGCGAGGCGATGGGACAGCCCGTCTTTGCGCCCTCCATCACCATTCTCGACGATCCGCATCGGGCGCGGGGCATGCGTTCGCGTCCCTTTGATGCCGAAGGATTGGCCACCCATGCCATGCCGTTGATCGAGGCCGGGGTGCTGAAAAGCTGGATGCTAGACCTGGCCAGCGCCCGCCAATTGGGCCTATCGCCCACGGGGCACGCGGCACGCGCGGCGGGAGGGTTGCCGCATCCGGCAGCTTCCAATCTGTTCATCAAGCCGGGCGTGGCCTCGCCCACCGATATGATGGCGGATATCAAACAGGGCCTGTATGTCACGGATTTCCTGGGTTCGGGCGTCGATCTGGTCAGCGGCCATTTCAGCCAAGGATGCAGCGGTTTGTGGATCGAGAACGGCGTGGCCGCTTATCCGGTCGAGGGCCTGACCATCGCCGGGCATCTGCGCGACGTGTTTCGCGTCATGCAAGCGGCAAGCGATCTGGATTTGCGCTATGGTATCGACTCGCCGACTTTGCATATCGGCACCCTAACAATTGCCGGGAACGCCGCCTCATGA
- a CDS encoding succinylglutamate desuccinylase/aspartoacylase family protein codes for MIQAQSYETGHEGPKLAFMGAVHGNEICGTQAIHQLMTDIENGAVKLARGSLLLIPVANPEACRMNRRFVDENLNRVFLKSSHPKSYESHIANELTDMLSSCDILVDFHSNHMAGWPFALHFDFFSKQEEDMIRAMGLAHVVQGWESAYARSFPQMNMGQTSHSSAFMHSQGKIGMGVECGQHADTQSVVVARNIMDRMLVHSGIVKGGIDYPDAQAMIEIRRVYLRRSEHDGFESEFTHGQPIQKGQQIARYGDGGTVQAEEDGLILFPRPDCPIGEEWFYTGRNCKISPTG; via the coding sequence ATGATTCAAGCGCAGTCCTATGAAACCGGCCATGAAGGCCCTAAACTTGCGTTTATGGGGGCTGTGCACGGCAACGAAATTTGCGGCACGCAAGCTATCCACCAGCTGATGACCGATATAGAGAACGGCGCAGTCAAACTGGCGCGCGGATCCCTTCTTCTTATTCCCGTGGCCAATCCCGAAGCGTGCCGCATGAATAGGCGTTTTGTGGACGAGAATCTCAATCGCGTATTCCTGAAATCCTCTCATCCAAAGTCCTATGAATCCCATATCGCCAACGAATTAACGGATATGCTTTCTTCTTGCGACATACTGGTCGATTTTCATTCAAACCATATGGCAGGCTGGCCATTCGCCCTGCATTTCGATTTCTTCTCAAAGCAGGAAGAAGACATGATCCGCGCGATGGGACTGGCTCATGTCGTTCAAGGTTGGGAAAGTGCCTATGCGCGTTCGTTTCCCCAGATGAATATGGGGCAAACAAGCCACAGTTCCGCTTTCATGCACAGCCAAGGCAAGATAGGAATGGGCGTTGAATGTGGCCAGCATGCCGACACCCAGTCGGTTGTCGTCGCGCGAAACATCATGGACCGAATGCTTGTCCATTCTGGAATCGTCAAAGGGGGTATTGACTATCCAGACGCACAAGCAATGATCGAGATACGAAGGGTCTATTTAAGGCGATCCGAGCATGACGGCTTTGAAAGTGAATTCACGCACGGACAACCCATTCAGAAAGGTCAGCAGATTGCCCGTTACGGCGATGGTGGGACCGTTCAGGCCGAAGAAGATGGCCTTATTTTGTTTCCTAGGCCCGACTGCCCCATTGGAGAAGAGTGGTTTTATACGGGAAGGAATTGTAAAATATCGCCCACAGGCTGA
- a CDS encoding histidine phosphatase family protein produces the protein MIIFMRHGKMLPPYDNYESLTLFDLDSLGLRSVDPDVDSDFVWYGLKQQPAMRPLIENCDRFICSESRRTRQSCEIIMKWAGINEAVAQDSRLNEIMFLPSAWCGDYVERPLENLRQNLYQAVESENHNAEPRSSVLARLQDFFKENAQRNVFCVTHGFLMNYMKLYLSDVLGISVSSCLSADDHVPYLGIMNINVDNPRKPSPARSQDIMPRLSVTGPAVS, from the coding sequence ATGATTATATTCATGCGTCATGGGAAAATGCTTCCTCCATATGATAACTATGAATCTTTAACCTTGTTTGATCTTGATTCTTTGGGATTGCGCAGCGTTGACCCTGATGTGGACTCAGATTTTGTATGGTATGGTCTAAAACAGCAACCTGCAATGCGCCCATTGATAGAGAATTGTGATAGATTTATCTGTTCGGAATCGCGCAGGACAAGGCAAAGCTGTGAAATTATCATGAAGTGGGCTGGAATTAATGAAGCCGTAGCGCAAGATAGTCGATTGAACGAGATCATGTTCTTGCCAAGTGCATGGTGTGGCGATTATGTGGAAAGGCCATTGGAGAATTTGCGGCAAAATTTATACCAAGCGGTTGAATCAGAAAATCACAATGCCGAGCCCAGAAGTTCTGTTCTTGCTCGTCTTCAGGACTTTTTTAAAGAAAACGCACAGAGAAATGTATTCTGTGTCACGCATGGATTCTTAATGAACTATATGAAATTATATCTTAGCGATGTGCTGGGTATTAGCGTCAGTTCATGTTTATCTGCGGATGATCATGTCCCATACCTTGGAATTATGAATATCAACGTCGATAACCCTCGCAAGCCGAGTCCTGCAAGATCGCAGGACATTATGCCTCGGTTATCCGTAACTGGTCCTGCAGTGTCGTGA